From one Caldithrix abyssi DSM 13497 genomic stretch:
- the amrS gene encoding AmmeMemoRadiSam system radical SAM enzyme — protein MENAMNAREARWWEAQENHRVLCTLCPRYCIIPEGKVGFCFVRKNIDGRLYTTAYGRPTGFAVDPIEKKPLNHFYPGTNILSFGTAGCNLGCKFCQNWTMSKARLDEMKALNVSPEEVVRLAQKYGCPSIAFTYNDPVIFGEYVMDISKLAHQVGIKTVMVTNGYIDKKAREEVFRDIDGANVDLKAFSEQFYHNLTNAHLQPVLDTLEWLKKETGVWIEITTLLIPGENDSMEEIARMCEWILNTLGDEVPLHFTAFHPDFKMLDHPPTPYSTLQKARETALKTGIKYCYTGNVHDPEGQTTYCPSCGRQLIERNWYRVKITGLKNGRCEHCAEIIAGRW, from the coding sequence ATGGAAAACGCAATGAACGCCAGAGAAGCCCGATGGTGGGAAGCACAAGAAAACCATCGAGTTTTATGTACTTTGTGCCCGAGATATTGCATTATTCCTGAAGGCAAGGTTGGATTTTGTTTTGTGCGCAAAAATATCGACGGCAGGCTTTACACAACGGCTTATGGGAGACCCACTGGCTTTGCTGTGGATCCGATCGAAAAGAAGCCGCTAAATCATTTTTATCCGGGCACAAACATTTTAAGTTTTGGAACGGCAGGGTGTAATCTGGGCTGTAAGTTCTGTCAGAACTGGACAATGAGCAAAGCCCGCCTGGACGAAATGAAAGCGCTTAATGTATCTCCGGAAGAGGTTGTGCGGCTGGCGCAAAAGTACGGCTGCCCGTCAATTGCTTTTACCTACAACGATCCGGTGATTTTTGGCGAATATGTGATGGACATTTCAAAACTGGCTCATCAGGTTGGCATTAAGACGGTGATGGTAACTAACGGTTATATTGACAAAAAAGCAAGGGAAGAGGTGTTTCGGGATATTGACGGAGCCAATGTGGATTTAAAGGCGTTTAGCGAACAATTTTATCATAACCTGACCAATGCCCATTTGCAGCCTGTTTTAGACACCCTGGAATGGTTGAAAAAAGAGACCGGGGTGTGGATCGAAATTACTACGTTGTTGATACCCGGAGAAAATGATTCCATGGAAGAAATTGCCAGAATGTGCGAATGGATACTCAATACTCTGGGAGATGAAGTGCCCTTACATTTTACAGCTTTTCATCCAGATTTTAAAATGCTCGATCACCCTCCCACTCCTTATTCAACATTGCAAAAAGCAAGAGAGACGGCCCTTAAGACGGGAATTAAATATTGTTACACGGGCAATGTGCACGATCCTGAAGGTCAAACTACCTATTGCCCATCCTGCGGGCGCCAGTTGATAGAACGTAACTGGTATCGTGTGAAAATCACAGGACTGAAAAACGGACGTTGTGAACATTGTGCTGAAATCATTGCCGGCCGCTGGTAA
- a CDS encoding GIY-YIG nuclease family protein: MKAFFYLMKDYYLYILYSSRLDRYYVGISHDPEERLKYHNSFPRGWTVRGRPWQLVFTKKFADRPTAEK, encoded by the coding sequence TTGAAGGCTTTTTTTTATTTGATGAAAGACTATTATTTATACATCCTTTATTCTTCTCGACTTGACCGCTATTACGTTGGAATCTCGCACGATCCCGAGGAGCGGTTGAAGTACCACAACAGCTTTCCCAGAGGCTGGACGGTTCGCGGCCGCCCGTGGCAACTGGTTTTTACAAAGAAATTCGCGGATCGTCCGACGGCAGAAAAGTGA
- a CDS encoding acyclic terpene utilization AtuA family protein, which translates to MKEFIRIASGQGYWGDRFDAPIDQVREGPIDYLVMDYLAEVTMSIMQKQKSRDPNLGYAKDFIRLMEVLLPELVEKNVKLITNAGGVNPVACMLAVREIAERKGLEGVRIAAVYGDDILNHIDGLVASGNELRNMETGEPIEKIRDRISSANVYFGARPVVEALEQGAQVIITGRVTDTGLTLAPMIHEFGWQWDEWDKLAAGIVGGHINECGAQASGGNFLAGWKEVPNMERIGFPIVEAFPDGTLIITKHESLGGLVDERTVKEQLVYELGDPRDYITPDVVADFTSIQLRQIGENRVKVFGIKGQPFTEFYKVSISYFDGYTCIGQLTYAWPEALEKAKKADEIIRKRIEYLGLNFEEIHTEFLGYNACHGTTAHQIADPNEVVFLIGVRGQNKKHMETFANEIVPLVLTGPPTVTGFGGGRPRVREVIAYWPALLKKEEVTPKVLTIEVV; encoded by the coding sequence ATGAAAGAATTCATTCGTATTGCCAGTGGACAGGGATACTGGGGGGATCGTTTTGATGCGCCGATTGATCAGGTGCGCGAGGGGCCGATTGATTACCTGGTCATGGATTATCTGGCCGAGGTAACCATGTCCATTATGCAAAAACAGAAATCACGCGATCCAAATTTGGGTTATGCCAAAGATTTTATTCGCCTGATGGAGGTCTTGCTTCCGGAGCTGGTAGAGAAAAACGTCAAATTAATAACCAATGCCGGCGGAGTTAATCCTGTGGCCTGCATGTTAGCCGTGCGCGAAATTGCGGAGCGCAAAGGATTGGAAGGCGTGCGCATTGCGGCGGTTTACGGCGATGACATTTTGAATCACATTGACGGCCTGGTGGCCTCCGGTAATGAACTGCGTAATATGGAGACCGGAGAGCCGATTGAGAAGATACGCGATCGAATCAGCAGCGCTAATGTGTATTTTGGCGCCAGGCCGGTTGTGGAAGCGCTGGAACAGGGGGCGCAGGTGATTATCACCGGCCGCGTTACCGATACGGGACTAACTCTGGCGCCAATGATTCACGAATTTGGCTGGCAATGGGATGAATGGGACAAACTGGCAGCCGGAATTGTCGGCGGACATATTAATGAGTGTGGCGCGCAGGCCAGCGGCGGTAACTTTCTGGCCGGCTGGAAAGAAGTGCCCAACATGGAACGCATCGGCTTTCCTATTGTCGAGGCCTTTCCGGACGGAACTTTAATCATCACCAAACACGAATCACTGGGCGGCCTGGTGGATGAACGGACGGTTAAAGAACAGTTGGTGTACGAACTGGGCGATCCCCGAGATTACATCACGCCAGACGTGGTAGCTGATTTTACTTCTATTCAGTTGCGGCAGATAGGTGAAAATCGCGTAAAAGTCTTTGGCATTAAAGGTCAACCCTTCACCGAATTTTACAAGGTTTCCATCTCCTATTTTGACGGCTACACATGCATCGGGCAGTTAACCTACGCCTGGCCCGAGGCTCTGGAAAAAGCCAAAAAAGCGGACGAAATTATTCGTAAAAGAATTGAATATCTTGGCCTGAACTTTGAAGAGATACATACGGAATTCTTAGGATACAACGCCTGTCACGGCACAACGGCACATCAGATTGCGGATCCGAATGAAGTCGTGTTTTTGATCGGCGTTCGCGGCCAGAATAAAAAACACATGGAAACCTTTGCCAATGAAATTGTGCCTCTGGTTTTGACCGGTCCGCCGACGGTCACCGGTTTTGGCGGCGGGCGGCCACGTGTGCGTGAAGTGATCGCCTACTGGCCGGCTTTGCTTAAAAAAGAAGAGGTGACGCCTAAAGTGCTGACCATTGAGGTGGTGTAA